Proteins from a single region of Aquirhabdus parva:
- a CDS encoding DUF6929 family protein, whose translation MKINILERRALKGIGALSGVATHANTLYVVGDDAGYLLKTSLHQTLNQIIDFEKVPLLTHTPLTPLSKAEKPDFESMTIVNVDGQAQLLIMGSGSKANRKTALLFNPLTQQVGPFLDTPNYDFLESNQNLTGGAELNIEAVCSDDQHLYIFQRGNINRHHGVLVFDLKLLADTHDLRSTLVSVLSLHLPDIDGSASGISDACFLKHRSIIAAVASVEQTINTYDDGAVLGSLIVLLSTDGKTLDAQVITDDQGHPTPIKVEGITWLNTHPSGEEFLLVTDSDGGDSELLRVLVVID comes from the coding sequence ATGAAAATCAACATTCTTGAACGACGAGCATTAAAAGGGATTGGTGCACTTTCGGGAGTAGCCACCCATGCAAATACCCTGTATGTGGTGGGTGATGATGCAGGCTACCTATTGAAAACGTCTCTCCATCAGACACTGAATCAGATCATCGATTTTGAGAAAGTGCCTCTACTCACTCATACACCACTGACACCTCTATCCAAAGCCGAAAAACCTGACTTTGAATCTATGACGATCGTCAATGTGGATGGACAAGCGCAATTGCTCATCATGGGTTCTGGTTCTAAAGCCAATCGTAAAACGGCATTATTGTTTAACCCGCTCACACAGCAAGTCGGTCCGTTCTTGGACACTCCGAATTATGATTTTCTGGAATCTAACCAGAACTTAACGGGAGGTGCAGAGCTCAATATTGAAGCGGTTTGCAGTGATGACCAACATCTCTATATTTTTCAGCGCGGGAATATAAACCGTCATCACGGGGTATTGGTCTTTGATTTAAAGCTGCTCGCGGATACTCATGATTTACGAAGTACTTTGGTGAGTGTGCTGAGCCTACACCTTCCTGATATCGACGGCTCCGCCAGTGGAATCTCCGATGCCTGCTTTTTGAAGCATCGATCTATTATTGCGGCAGTGGCTTCCGTTGAACAAACCATCAATACCTATGATGATGGAGCCGTACTGGGCAGTTTGATCGTGCTGCTCTCTACAGATGGTAAAACCCTAGATGCACAAGTGATTACGGATGATCAAGGTCATCCGACTCCGATCAAAGTCGAAGGCATCACATGGCTTAACACGCATCCTTCTGGTGAGGAGTTTTTACTGGTTACCGATAGTGATGGTGGTGACTCGGAATTGCTCAGAGTACTTGTGGTAATTGATTAA
- the scpB gene encoding SMC-Scp complex subunit ScpB, which translates to MDTGHVLRILEAVLFASETPVSLLMLRQALEGEYDQQNGQKLTNAQIESWLNQLSIKLVDSALELAKTASGYRIQVRPEYAVVVARLWPERPTRLSQALLETLSVIAYRQPVTRADIEQLRGVTVNSQILRTLFERQWIAEDGFRPVAGKPALIVTTKHFLDAFGLESLEHLPELQELEKIAQGLTSSTAE; encoded by the coding sequence ATGGACACTGGACATGTTTTGCGCATACTGGAAGCGGTGCTATTCGCCAGTGAGACACCAGTATCATTGTTGATGCTAAGACAAGCCCTTGAAGGGGAATATGATCAGCAAAATGGTCAAAAGCTGACGAATGCTCAAATCGAATCATGGCTGAATCAGCTTTCAATCAAACTGGTTGATAGCGCACTTGAATTGGCCAAGACTGCGAGTGGTTACCGGATTCAGGTTCGACCAGAATATGCTGTGGTGGTTGCGCGACTTTGGCCCGAACGCCCTACGCGACTCTCACAAGCCTTGCTGGAAACGCTGAGTGTGATCGCCTATCGTCAACCTGTTACGCGTGCGGACATCGAACAACTGCGTGGGGTGACGGTGAATAGTCAGATTTTGCGTACACTATTTGAGCGGCAATGGATCGCAGAAGATGGGTTCCGCCCAGTAGCTGGTAAGCCCGCACTGATCGTCACGACCAAACACTTTTTAGATGCGTTTGGTTTGGAGTCATTGGAGCATTTACCAGAGCTGCAAGAACTTGAAAAGATTGCACAAGGTTTAACATCTTCGACAGCAGAATGA
- a CDS encoding segregation and condensation protein A, with amino-acid sequence MNQLAESEAEQHQVNLARVNDEWFSELPEDLYIPPEAFAIMLERFEGPLDFLLYLVRKNGLDLVKLDIAPIATQYLAYIRLMQQLDIELAGDYLVMAALLADLKSRLLLPAPKTLTVEDDPRKNLLARLEEYARIKSGAAALNDQLIEGRDVFAVTVGVSSVLPADAEPDIARFDAEILWLAMRALLTRPPVIEHRIIAEEVPLEDRIMAVRHALADGHSVRFDRLLVSSQGRMGVVVTFMAILELLRQQEIEIVDDGSEKLLTVRGLPRAA; translated from the coding sequence ATGAATCAACTTGCTGAATCAGAAGCAGAACAACATCAGGTTAATCTTGCGCGTGTCAACGATGAGTGGTTTTCTGAACTCCCCGAAGACCTCTATATCCCGCCTGAAGCATTTGCCATCATGCTTGAGCGTTTTGAAGGGCCTCTGGATTTCTTGTTGTACCTCGTTCGAAAAAATGGCTTGGATTTGGTCAAACTGGATATTGCCCCGATAGCAACCCAATATCTTGCGTATATTCGCCTGATGCAACAGTTGGATATAGAGCTGGCTGGTGATTATCTGGTCATGGCTGCACTGTTAGCAGATTTGAAGTCGCGGCTCTTACTACCCGCGCCAAAAACGCTGACCGTTGAAGATGATCCACGTAAAAACTTGCTGGCGCGACTGGAAGAATATGCTCGGATCAAGAGTGGCGCCGCGGCATTAAATGATCAATTAATTGAAGGGCGGGATGTGTTTGCAGTAACGGTGGGTGTATCCAGCGTACTGCCTGCGGATGCAGAGCCGGATATCGCACGCTTTGATGCTGAAATTTTATGGCTCGCCATGCGTGCATTGCTCACTCGCCCACCCGTGATTGAGCACCGAATTATTGCTGAAGAAGTGCCTCTTGAAGATCGCATTATGGCAGTCCGACATGCGCTTGCTGATGGTCACAGCGTGCGCTTTGACCGTTTACTGGTCAGCAGCCAAGGGCGGATGGGTGTTGTCGTCACGTTTATGGCGATTTTAGAGTTGCTGCGCCAGCAAGAAATTGAAATTGTAGACGATGGTTCTGAAAAACTTTTAACCGTCAGAGGGCTTCCACGTGCCGCATGA
- the kdpF gene encoding K(+)-transporting ATPase subunit F codes for MSINYGLAGLIALGLLIYLIYVLIKPEAF; via the coding sequence ATGAGCATCAACTATGGTTTGGCAGGCTTAATTGCACTGGGTTTATTGATTTATCTGATCTATGTCTTGATTAAACCGGAGGCATTTTAA
- the kdpA gene encoding potassium-transporting ATPase subunit KdpA, translated as MNIQALGQVTLYLVVLFALAQPLGRYLVAVLEKGLPAKAAGVESKVFALFGIKSGAAHEMNWIAYAVAIILFNLFGVLAVFGIQMLQGHLPFNPQHFGAPTWDSALNTAVSFVTNTNWQGYAGESTMSHFTQMTALTVQNFVSAATGLAVAFALIRGFVRRSSKTLGNAWVDLWRGTIYVLIPLSIIIALLFAGQGVIQNFSPDVTVTTLQGAKQTLAMGPVASQEAIMMVGTNGGGFFNANAAHPFSNPTPFSNFIHMLSIFLIPAALCFALGRMSGDQRQGGVIVGAMTLMFVVAFGVAVHAELAGNPLLTHTDQVASVLQAGGNMEGKETRFGVVTSSLFTVITTAASCGAVNNMHDSLTPVGGLVAMLLIQLGEVVFGGVGSGLYGMLLYAILAVFIAGLMIGRTPEYLGKKIEAFDMKMVVIGMLVTPLIVLVGTAIAVMTEAGRAGIANPQAHGFSEILYAFSSAANNNGSAFGGLSANTPFYNLMLAFAMFFGRFGVILPVLALAGSLANKQRLTATSGTLPTHTLLFVFLLVGTVILVGALTYVPALALGPIVEQVQLALHAVSGQ; from the coding sequence ATGAATATTCAAGCCTTAGGGCAGGTGACCCTGTATCTGGTCGTACTATTTGCCTTAGCACAGCCATTAGGCCGCTATTTAGTCGCGGTATTGGAAAAAGGACTTCCTGCAAAAGCTGCAGGCGTCGAATCCAAAGTCTTTGCTTTATTTGGGATCAAATCAGGCGCTGCGCATGAGATGAACTGGATTGCTTATGCAGTCGCAATCATTCTATTCAATCTCTTTGGTGTGCTTGCTGTGTTTGGTATCCAAATGCTGCAAGGACATTTACCGTTTAATCCACAGCATTTCGGTGCGCCAACATGGGATTCCGCACTCAATACCGCTGTGAGCTTTGTGACTAACACCAACTGGCAAGGTTATGCTGGTGAGAGCACGATGAGTCACTTTACTCAAATGACCGCGCTCACCGTGCAGAACTTTGTCTCGGCGGCGACAGGTCTTGCCGTTGCTTTTGCCTTGATTCGAGGCTTTGTGCGTCGCTCTTCGAAAACCTTGGGCAACGCCTGGGTTGATCTATGGCGCGGCACCATTTACGTCCTTATTCCTCTGTCTATCATCATTGCACTACTATTTGCAGGACAAGGCGTGATTCAGAACTTTTCGCCTGATGTCACGGTTACCACTTTACAAGGTGCAAAACAAACCTTGGCGATGGGTCCTGTTGCATCTCAAGAAGCGATCATGATGGTGGGCACGAATGGTGGTGGCTTCTTTAATGCGAACGCAGCACATCCATTTTCGAATCCGACGCCATTCAGTAATTTCATTCACATGCTTTCGATCTTCTTGATTCCTGCCGCACTGTGCTTTGCACTGGGTCGGATGAGTGGAGATCAACGTCAGGGTGGTGTGATTGTGGGTGCGATGACATTGATGTTTGTTGTCGCTTTTGGTGTTGCTGTTCATGCGGAACTGGCAGGTAATCCATTGCTGACCCATACCGATCAGGTGGCTAGTGTCTTGCAAGCGGGCGGCAATATGGAGGGTAAAGAAACACGCTTTGGTGTTGTGACTTCTTCATTATTTACCGTTATTACCACTGCTGCATCATGTGGTGCGGTGAACAATATGCATGACTCGTTGACTCCAGTTGGTGGACTCGTTGCCATGCTACTCATTCAGTTAGGTGAGGTGGTGTTTGGTGGTGTTGGTTCAGGTCTTTACGGCATGTTGCTCTATGCAATCTTGGCGGTGTTTATCGCAGGTCTTATGATCGGTCGTACTCCTGAATACTTGGGTAAGAAGATCGAAGCCTTTGATATGAAAATGGTTGTCATTGGCATGTTGGTCACCCCGCTGATTGTGCTCGTGGGTACTGCGATTGCGGTCATGACTGAAGCAGGCCGCGCTGGGATTGCCAATCCACAAGCGCATGGTTTTAGCGAAATTCTGTATGCATTCAGTTCTGCGGCCAATAACAACGGCAGTGCTTTTGGTGGTCTCTCAGCAAATACGCCTTTTTATAATCTGATGCTGGCCTTTGCGATGTTCTTTGGTCGCTTTGGGGTGATTTTACCCGTATTGGCTTTGGCTGGCTCTCTTGCAAATAAACAACGTCTAACTGCCACGTCAGGCACATTGCCTACCCATACCTTGTTATTTGTATTTCTGTTGGTTGGCACGGTGATTTTGGTCGGTGCTCTGACATATGTACCAGCGCTTGCGCTTGGACCTATTGTTGAGCAAGTCCAATTGGCACTTCATGCAGTGTCAGGTCAATAA
- the kdpB gene encoding potassium-transporting ATPase subunit KdpB, whose protein sequence is MNASTHDVQHSHQTHAKKRTLFDKELLTPALISTFKKLDPRIQWANPVMFVVYVGSLLTTVLAVQAAFAPSSSFMHGEDTFGFIAAVTVWLWFTVLFANFAEAIAEGRSKAQAASLRSARQDVMANKISSPIQTSVATRVSATTLRKDDFVYVIAGEVIPADGEVVDGMASVDESAITGESAPVIREAGGDFSAVTGGTRVLSDWLVIRVSNNPGEGFLDRMIAMVESAKRQKTPNEIALTILLVALTLIFLMAVVTLLPFSIFAVHVSQMGTPVSLTVLVALLVCLIPTTIGGLLSAIGVAGMSRMMQANVIATSGRAVEAAGDVDVLLLDKTGTITFGNRQASAFFPAPGITQEHLADYAQLASLADETPEGRSIVVLAKQLFNIRERDLQSLQAVFVPFTAQTRMSGVDLPNHQAIRKGSVDAIAKHIESLGGQALPKAVRQMADDIARRGSTPLVVADGNVALGVVELKDVVKGGIKERFAELRQMGIKTVMITGDNPLTAAAIAAEAGVDDFMAEATPEQKLARIRQYQSEGKLVAMTGDGTNDAPALAQADVAVAMNTGTQAAKEAGNMVDLDSNPTKLIEIVETGKQMLMTRGSLTTFSIANDIAKYFAIIPAAFATTYPALNALNVMHLGSPASAILSAVIFNALVIIALIPLALRGVKYRPVGAAALLRRNLGVYGLGGIIIPFIGIKVIDVVLNSAGLM, encoded by the coding sequence ATGAATGCTTCAACTCATGATGTGCAACATAGCCATCAGACCCATGCAAAAAAACGTACTTTGTTTGATAAAGAATTACTGACCCCCGCACTGATCAGCACCTTTAAAAAGCTGGATCCACGGATTCAGTGGGCTAATCCTGTCATGTTTGTGGTCTATGTCGGTAGCTTGTTGACCACCGTATTGGCTGTTCAAGCGGCATTTGCTCCGAGCAGTAGTTTTATGCATGGGGAGGATACCTTTGGCTTTATCGCAGCGGTCACTGTTTGGTTATGGTTTACGGTGTTGTTTGCCAATTTTGCCGAAGCCATTGCCGAAGGTCGCAGCAAAGCTCAAGCAGCCAGTTTGCGCAGTGCTCGTCAAGACGTTATGGCGAATAAAATCAGCAGCCCTATACAGACGTCTGTTGCAACTAGAGTCTCAGCAACCACACTGCGTAAAGATGACTTTGTTTATGTGATCGCGGGTGAGGTGATTCCAGCCGATGGTGAGGTTGTTGATGGCATGGCATCGGTTGATGAGTCGGCCATTACGGGGGAGTCCGCGCCAGTCATTCGTGAAGCGGGTGGTGACTTTTCTGCAGTGACTGGCGGAACGCGTGTGCTTTCGGATTGGCTGGTGATTCGCGTGAGCAATAATCCCGGTGAAGGTTTTTTGGATCGCATGATTGCGATGGTGGAAAGCGCCAAACGCCAAAAAACACCAAATGAGATTGCATTGACGATTCTGCTGGTTGCGTTGACCCTGATCTTCTTGATGGCGGTTGTCACCTTGCTTCCGTTCTCAATCTTCGCTGTGCATGTCAGTCAAATGGGTACACCCGTCAGTCTGACTGTATTGGTTGCTTTATTGGTGTGTTTGATTCCAACAACCATCGGTGGTTTGCTCTCGGCGATTGGCGTGGCTGGGATGAGCCGCATGATGCAAGCCAATGTGATCGCTACCTCTGGCCGTGCGGTTGAGGCAGCAGGTGACGTGGATGTTCTTCTGCTGGATAAAACTGGAACGATCACCTTTGGTAATCGTCAAGCTTCAGCCTTTTTTCCGGCACCAGGCATTACTCAAGAACATCTGGCGGATTATGCGCAGCTTGCATCCCTCGCTGATGAAACCCCAGAAGGTCGCAGTATCGTGGTCTTGGCAAAGCAACTGTTTAACATCCGTGAGCGTGATTTGCAGTCCTTGCAGGCGGTTTTTGTGCCATTCACTGCACAAACTCGCATGAGTGGCGTCGATCTGCCAAACCATCAAGCGATCCGTAAAGGGTCAGTCGATGCGATTGCCAAACATATTGAAAGCTTGGGTGGTCAAGCACTGCCTAAAGCCGTACGCCAAATGGCGGATGATATAGCCCGTCGTGGCAGCACACCGTTGGTCGTGGCTGATGGCAACGTGGCATTGGGTGTCGTTGAGCTTAAAGACGTGGTGAAGGGCGGTATTAAAGAGCGCTTTGCTGAATTGCGTCAAATGGGGATCAAAACCGTGATGATCACTGGGGATAATCCATTGACGGCGGCGGCGATTGCGGCAGAAGCCGGCGTGGATGATTTCATGGCCGAAGCGACTCCAGAGCAAAAACTGGCACGTATTCGTCAGTATCAAAGCGAAGGCAAACTGGTTGCGATGACGGGTGATGGCACCAACGACGCACCTGCGTTGGCCCAAGCCGACGTAGCGGTTGCGATGAATACCGGAACGCAAGCGGCAAAGGAAGCCGGCAATATGGTGGATTTGGACTCCAATCCAACTAAATTGATTGAAATCGTGGAAACCGGTAAGCAAATGCTGATGACACGTGGCTCACTCACGACATTCAGTATCGCCAATGATATTGCGAAGTATTTTGCAATTATCCCAGCAGCATTTGCGACGACTTATCCTGCGTTGAATGCACTCAATGTCATGCATTTAGGCAGCCCAGCCAGCGCGATTTTATCAGCGGTGATCTTCAATGCATTGGTGATCATTGCCTTGATTCCTCTGGCATTACGCGGTGTGAAGTATCGCCCTGTAGGCGCTGCAGCATTATTACGCCGTAATCTGGGCGTCTATGGTTTGGGCGGTATTATTATCCCCTTTATCGGGATCAAAGTGATTGATGTTGTGTTGAATTCAGCGGGCTTGATGTAA
- the kdpC gene encoding potassium-transporting ATPase subunit KdpC, with translation MSTLTQSIRPAASLFVVLTILTGLAYPLVVTGISQAILPALANGSLIQKDGQNIGSNLIGQSFTNPAYLWGRPSATTPTTYNGQASGGSNLGPLNPDLVKAVNERIATLQKADPTNTAPVPIDLVTASGSGLDPQISPNAAKYQAARIARLRGLTVAQVQAVIDKNTEGRQAGLFGEPRVNVLQVNLALDQLAALPKS, from the coding sequence ATGAGTACGTTGACACAATCGATCCGTCCGGCAGCCAGTTTATTTGTCGTCCTGACCATCCTAACGGGTCTTGCTTACCCACTGGTCGTGACGGGCATTAGCCAAGCGATTTTACCTGCATTGGCCAATGGCAGCTTGATTCAAAAAGATGGTCAGAATATCGGTTCAAACCTGATCGGGCAAAGCTTTACCAATCCTGCTTACTTGTGGGGTAGACCTTCAGCGACTACACCGACGACCTATAATGGTCAGGCATCTGGTGGATCTAACTTAGGTCCATTGAATCCAGATTTGGTTAAAGCTGTCAATGAGCGGATCGCCACTTTGCAAAAAGCCGATCCAACCAATACCGCGCCAGTGCCGATTGATTTGGTCACTGCTTCAGGCAGTGGATTAGATCCACAGATTTCGCCAAATGCCGCAAAATATCAAGCAGCGCGTATTGCACGGTTACGAGGCTTGACCGTGGCTCAAGTACAAGCTGTGATTGACAAAAATACTGAAGGTCGCCAAGCTGGATTATTTGGTGAGCCTCGGGTGAATGTGTTACAAGTGAACCTTGCATTGGATCAATTGGCTGCACTGCCTAAGTCGTAA
- a CDS encoding sensor histidine kinase: MIERPNPDDLLVRLQQADERAKRGKLKIFFGSSAGVGKTYAMLAAARRQLADGVDVLVGVVETHGRQETAAQLEGLTVLPLQQVAYRGQTLLEFDLDGALERHPTLILMDELAHSNVAGSRHPKRWQDVDELLDAGIDVYTTLNVQHLDSLNDVVGQVTGIRVRETLPDAFFEGADDVVMVDLPPDELLQRLSEGKVYLPQQAARAAKNFFRKGNLIALRELALRRTADRVDAQMRDYRSTESISPIWQTNERVLVCIGANANAERLIRRAARLASALRSEWQVLYVETPELLRLSEAQRHEVLERIRLAQSLGATVETVAGTDLAKQIVDYAKLHNISRVIIGRSSERHWFRGRNSLVNELATRAVGIDLVLVGDDQVVPAKAELPDFPLFNNINFYSKGYLWAIAGCALVTLALTGLTYLFDLANVVMLYLLVVVVVSARFGRGEGIFASILSVFCFDFFFVPPHFSFTIADTQYLLTFVIMLFVALVIANLAANLRFQARISTHREQRANRQSNFSQSLSGALTAGQIAQITVEQVAQVFHCQVVLLLPDREDSLHIARDQQEKVMVLPPELSAGLDMGTAQWVYDRETAAGLQTNTLPASPLLYRPLRAPMRTRGVLGLLPSDVNALFQPEQQRMLDTFAAQIALALERVHFVEIAQEALIRIEGERMRGTLLSALSHDLRTPVTALAGLANTLNRADVTPEQHKELALAIEDQADAIHALVINLLDMAKLQSGGLNLNRQWVPLEEVIGSVLRSMSSRLAKHQVTTSLPFDLPLAQVDELLIARILSNLLENAVRYTPANSHINISARLHIAASHQQEMELVVSDDGPGLPVGMEEKIFERFTRGQAESATTGIGLGLTLCREMIQAHGGSIHAESNVPHGAKFIVRWTQDSPPEPPESELDTL; encoded by the coding sequence ATGATTGAACGCCCCAATCCCGATGACTTGTTAGTCCGACTGCAACAAGCGGATGAACGTGCCAAACGAGGAAAGTTAAAGATTTTCTTTGGTAGCTCGGCTGGGGTCGGGAAAACCTACGCAATGCTCGCGGCAGCCAGACGGCAGCTTGCAGATGGCGTGGATGTGCTGGTAGGGGTGGTTGAAACCCATGGTCGGCAGGAAACTGCAGCGCAGCTTGAAGGTCTCACCGTACTTCCATTACAGCAGGTTGCTTATCGTGGGCAAACCCTCTTAGAGTTTGATCTAGATGGAGCGCTTGAGCGTCATCCCACTTTAATTCTGATGGACGAGTTGGCGCATAGTAATGTTGCTGGCTCGCGTCACCCCAAGCGCTGGCAGGATGTCGATGAGCTTTTAGATGCCGGGATAGATGTTTATACCACCTTGAATGTACAGCATTTAGATAGTCTGAATGATGTCGTGGGGCAGGTCACAGGCATCAGGGTACGTGAGACACTACCTGATGCGTTTTTTGAAGGCGCTGACGATGTCGTCATGGTGGATTTGCCCCCAGATGAGCTCTTGCAGCGCTTAAGCGAAGGTAAAGTCTATCTGCCGCAACAAGCGGCACGCGCGGCAAAGAACTTCTTTCGTAAAGGCAATCTGATCGCGCTTCGTGAGTTGGCACTGCGTCGCACTGCCGATCGTGTTGACGCACAAATGCGTGATTATCGCAGTACCGAATCCATCAGTCCGATCTGGCAGACCAATGAGCGAGTCTTGGTATGTATTGGTGCCAATGCCAATGCTGAGCGTCTAATTCGCCGCGCCGCACGGCTTGCCAGTGCTTTGCGCAGTGAGTGGCAAGTGTTATATGTCGAAACGCCAGAGCTTCTCAGACTGTCAGAAGCTCAGCGGCATGAGGTGTTAGAGCGGATACGCTTGGCACAAAGTTTAGGCGCGACTGTAGAGACCGTAGCTGGTACGGATCTGGCCAAGCAGATAGTGGATTATGCCAAGCTGCATAACATCTCTCGGGTGATCATTGGACGCTCTTCCGAGCGCCATTGGTTCCGCGGTAGAAACAGCTTGGTCAATGAGTTGGCGACACGTGCGGTAGGGATTGATCTGGTTCTAGTGGGCGATGATCAGGTCGTGCCTGCCAAAGCGGAATTACCCGATTTTCCACTGTTTAATAATATTAACTTTTACTCGAAAGGGTATCTGTGGGCCATCGCAGGTTGTGCGCTGGTCACGCTGGCTTTGACTGGTCTGACTTATTTATTCGACCTTGCCAATGTGGTCATGCTCTATCTGTTGGTTGTGGTCGTGGTTTCAGCGCGTTTTGGTCGCGGTGAGGGGATCTTTGCTTCGATCCTGAGTGTCTTTTGTTTTGATTTCTTCTTTGTGCCGCCGCATTTTTCTTTCACGATTGCCGATACGCAGTATTTGCTCACCTTTGTGATCATGCTGTTTGTTGCTTTAGTCATTGCAAATCTTGCCGCAAATCTCCGTTTTCAGGCGCGTATATCCACCCATCGTGAGCAGCGCGCCAATCGACAGTCTAACTTTAGTCAGTCTTTGTCAGGTGCATTAACCGCAGGGCAGATTGCTCAAATCACAGTAGAGCAAGTGGCGCAAGTTTTTCACTGTCAGGTGGTACTGCTCTTGCCCGATCGTGAGGATAGCTTGCATATCGCGCGTGACCAGCAAGAAAAAGTGATGGTTCTGCCCCCTGAGCTTTCCGCTGGATTGGATATGGGTACTGCACAGTGGGTCTATGATCGTGAGACCGCCGCAGGGTTACAAACCAATACCTTACCTGCCAGCCCACTGCTGTATCGTCCACTGCGCGCACCAATGCGTACACGCGGCGTGTTGGGGTTATTGCCCAGCGATGTCAATGCACTGTTTCAACCCGAACAGCAGCGTATGCTTGATACCTTCGCTGCACAGATTGCTTTGGCACTGGAGCGAGTCCATTTCGTAGAAATTGCCCAAGAGGCATTGATTCGGATCGAAGGGGAACGCATGCGTGGCACGTTGTTATCGGCGTTATCCCATGACCTACGCACCCCCGTCACAGCACTGGCCGGTCTGGCAAATACCCTAAACCGAGCCGACGTGACACCAGAGCAGCATAAGGAACTGGCGCTGGCGATTGAAGATCAAGCCGATGCGATCCATGCCTTAGTGATTAACCTGCTGGATATGGCAAAGCTGCAATCTGGCGGTCTAAATCTCAACCGACAGTGGGTGCCTCTGGAGGAGGTGATTGGCAGTGTGCTGCGTAGTATGAGCAGTCGTTTAGCGAAGCATCAGGTCACGACATCCTTGCCTTTTGATTTGCCCTTGGCACAAGTGGATGAACTGTTGATTGCGCGCATACTCAGTAATTTACTGGAAAACGCAGTGCGCTATACGCCAGCAAATAGTCATATTAATATCTCTGCACGCCTACATATTGCCGCCTCACATCAACAAGAGATGGAGCTGGTTGTCAGTGATGATGGTCCGGGATTGCCCGTTGGCATGGAAGAAAAAATCTTTGAGCGTTTCACCCGAGGGCAAGCCGAATCGGCGACGACGGGGATTGGCTTGGGATTAACCCTCTGCCGTGAAATGATTCAGGCGCATGGTGGAAGCATCCATGCCGAATCCAATGTGCCTCATGGTGCAAAATTTATCGTGCGCTGGACCCAAGACTCGCCGCCAGAGCCGCCTGAAAGCGAACTTGATACACTGTAA
- the kdpE gene encoding two-component system response regulator KdpE: protein MDAPNILVIEDEPQIRRFVRTALQAEGWQVFEAEHGQRGLIEAATRAPDLAIVDLGLPDMSGIHVIQDLRTWSAMPIIVLSARSDEKDKIEALDAGADDYLTKPFSVGELLARVRAHLRRRETGNGATSQFIFGDVVVDLARRTVEREGQQVHLTSTEYRLLSVLIRHAGRILTHTQLLKEVWGPNHSEHSHYVRIYMANLRQKLEKDPTQPEYLLTEIGMGYRLMV, encoded by the coding sequence ATGGATGCCCCCAATATTCTTGTGATTGAAGATGAACCTCAAATTCGCCGTTTTGTTCGTACGGCTCTGCAAGCTGAAGGTTGGCAAGTGTTTGAAGCGGAACATGGTCAGCGCGGATTGATTGAAGCGGCGACCCGTGCCCCCGATCTGGCGATTGTCGATTTGGGTTTACCGGATATGAGTGGCATTCACGTGATTCAGGATTTACGGACATGGTCCGCTATGCCGATCATCGTCTTGTCTGCACGTAGTGATGAGAAAGATAAGATTGAGGCGCTGGATGCAGGGGCGGATGATTATCTGACTAAGCCGTTTAGTGTCGGTGAGCTGCTTGCACGAGTCCGCGCGCATTTACGTCGCCGAGAGACGGGTAATGGTGCGACTTCCCAGTTTATCTTTGGCGATGTCGTCGTTGATCTGGCGCGGCGTACGGTTGAGCGTGAGGGGCAACAGGTACATTTGACCTCAACCGAGTATCGTTTACTCTCAGTACTCATTCGTCATGCAGGACGAATACTGACCCATACTCAACTCTTGAAAGAGGTCTGGGGTCCTAATCATAGTGAGCATAGCCACTATGTACGGATCTATATGGCGAATCTACGTCAGAAGCTGGAGAAAGACCCGACACAGCCCGAGTATTTATTGACTGAGATTGGGATGGGGTATCGGTTGATGGTTTGA
- a CDS encoding GNAT family acetyltransferase has product MKIRPFHPEDESAVIALWQACGLTRPWNDPHLDIERKLNVQPELFVVGEIDGQLMATAMIGFDGHRGWVNYLAVSLEHRKLAYGRQLMLEAERLLKEMGCPKINLQIRTSNSDVIVFYHRLGYVEDDVVCLGKRLISDNK; this is encoded by the coding sequence ATGAAGATTCGCCCCTTCCACCCTGAGGATGAGTCTGCTGTTATTGCACTATGGCAAGCTTGCGGTCTGACACGTCCGTGGAATGATCCTCATCTGGATATTGAACGTAAACTTAACGTGCAACCCGAACTATTTGTTGTCGGTGAGATTGATGGGCAACTCATGGCGACAGCCATGATTGGCTTTGATGGTCATCGCGGCTGGGTAAACTATCTGGCCGTAAGCCTTGAGCATCGTAAACTCGCCTATGGGCGACAGCTTATGCTTGAAGCAGAGCGGTTATTAAAAGAAATGGGCTGCCCGAAGATCAATCTACAAATCCGCACGTCAAATAGCGATGTGATCGTGTTTTATCACCGTTTGGGTTATGTGGAAGATGATGTGGTTTGTTTGGGGAAGCGATTGATTAGCGATAATAAATGA